The Larimichthys crocea isolate SSNF chromosome XI, L_crocea_2.0, whole genome shotgun sequence genome has a segment encoding these proteins:
- the tfap2b gene encoding transcription factor AP-2-beta isoform X1, with translation MLWKLVENVKYEDIYEDRHDGVSSHSSRLSQLGSVSHAGPYSSAPPLSHAPSSDFQPPYFPPPYQPLAHYQSQDPYSHVSDPYSLNSLHQSQQGAWGARQRQDVAGDRMDSSSLLAQPRASLPQLSGLDPRRDYGGVRRPDVLLHSAHPGLEPGMGDGLLHGLHGMEDIQTIEDTNGTSILDQSVIKKVPMPHKNMGSLMLGKDGLIGGVTVNINEVFCSVPGRLSLLSSTSKYKVTVGEVQRRLSPPECLNASLLGGVLRRAKSKNGGKCLREKLEKIGLNLPAGRRKAANVTLLTSLVEGEAVHLARDFGYICETEFPTKAVSEYLNRQHADPNELHTRKNMLLATKQLCKEFTDLLAQDRTPLGNSRPSPILEPGIQSCLSHFSFITHGFGSPAICAALTTLQNYLTEALKGLDKMFLNNPPNNRHGDGGSKGGDKEEKQRK, from the exons ATGCTGTGGAAACTAGTTGAGAATGTCAAGTATGAAGATATTTATGAG GACCGGCATGACGGTGTCTCGAGCCACAGCTCGCGCCTGTCCCAGCTGGGCTCTGTATCGCACGCGGGACCCTACTCCAGCGCGCCGCCGCTGTCTCATGCGCCCTCGTCGGACTTCCAGCCTCCGTACTTTCCGCCGCCGTACCAGCCGCTCGCTCACTACCAGAGCCAGGACCCGTACTCCCACGTCAGCGACCCGTACTCTCTGAACTCCCTGCACCAGAGCCAGCAGGGCGCATGGGGGGCGCGGCAGCGGCAAGACGTCGCCGGAGATCGGATGGACAGCTCCTCTCTGCTAGCACAGCCTCGGGCCTCGCTGCCACAGCTGTCCGGGTTGGACCCACGGCGGGACTACGGTGGTGTGCGGCGGCCTGATGTGCTGCTGCATTCGGCTCATCCGGGACTGGAGCCCGGTATGGGCGACGGATTGCTCCACGGGCTGCACGGTATGGAGGATATTCAG ACCATTGAAGACACCAACGGAACCAGCATCCTGGATCAATCAGTAATTAAGaaag TGCCCATGCCACACAAGAACATGGGCTCTCTCATGCTCGGCAAGGACGGCCTGATCGGTGGGGTGACCGTGAACATAAACGAGGTGTTTTGTTCGGTACCGGGACGCCTGTCGCTGCTCAGCTCCACCTCCAAGTACAAAGTGACCGTAGGGGAGGTGCAGAGGAGACTGTCCCCGCCCGAGTGCCTCAACGCCTCCTTGTTGGGGGGCGTGTTGAGAAG agCAAAATCCAAAAACGGTGGGAAGTGTCTGAGAGAAAAGCTGGAGAAGATTGGACTCAATTTACCAGCTGGAAGACGCAAAGCTGCCAACGTCACATTACTAACATCTCTTGTAGAAG GTGAAGCGGTCCACCTGGCCCGGGATTTCGGTTACATCTGCGAGACGGAGTTTCCCACCAAAGCCGTGAGCGAGTACCTCAACCGGCAGCACGCGGATCCAAACGAGCTGCACACGCGGAAAAACATGCTGCTGGCGACAAA ACAGCTGTGTAAGGAGTTCACAGACCTGCTGGCCCAGGACAGGACTCCCCTGGGCAACTCAAGGCCCAGCCCCATCCTGGAGCCCGGCATCCAGAGCTGCCTCTCCCACTTCTCCTTCATCACACACGGCTTCGGCTCGCCTGCCATCTGCGCCGCTCTCACCACCCTCCAGAACTACCTCACCGAGGCTCTCAAAGGACTCGACAAGATGTTTCTCAACAACCCACCCAACAACCGGCACGGGGACGGGGGCAGCAAGGGTGGCGACAAAGAGGAGAAGCAGCGGAAATGA
- the tfap2b gene encoding transcription factor AP-2-beta isoform X2 → MLVHPYSTADRHDGVSSHSSRLSQLGSVSHAGPYSSAPPLSHAPSSDFQPPYFPPPYQPLAHYQSQDPYSHVSDPYSLNSLHQSQQGAWGARQRQDVAGDRMDSSSLLAQPRASLPQLSGLDPRRDYGGVRRPDVLLHSAHPGLEPGMGDGLLHGLHGMEDIQTIEDTNGTSILDQSVIKKVPMPHKNMGSLMLGKDGLIGGVTVNINEVFCSVPGRLSLLSSTSKYKVTVGEVQRRLSPPECLNASLLGGVLRRAKSKNGGKCLREKLEKIGLNLPAGRRKAANVTLLTSLVEGEAVHLARDFGYICETEFPTKAVSEYLNRQHADPNELHTRKNMLLATKQLCKEFTDLLAQDRTPLGNSRPSPILEPGIQSCLSHFSFITHGFGSPAICAALTTLQNYLTEALKGLDKMFLNNPPNNRHGDGGSKGGDKEEKQRK, encoded by the exons ATGTTAGTTCATCCTTACTCCACTGCG GACCGGCATGACGGTGTCTCGAGCCACAGCTCGCGCCTGTCCCAGCTGGGCTCTGTATCGCACGCGGGACCCTACTCCAGCGCGCCGCCGCTGTCTCATGCGCCCTCGTCGGACTTCCAGCCTCCGTACTTTCCGCCGCCGTACCAGCCGCTCGCTCACTACCAGAGCCAGGACCCGTACTCCCACGTCAGCGACCCGTACTCTCTGAACTCCCTGCACCAGAGCCAGCAGGGCGCATGGGGGGCGCGGCAGCGGCAAGACGTCGCCGGAGATCGGATGGACAGCTCCTCTCTGCTAGCACAGCCTCGGGCCTCGCTGCCACAGCTGTCCGGGTTGGACCCACGGCGGGACTACGGTGGTGTGCGGCGGCCTGATGTGCTGCTGCATTCGGCTCATCCGGGACTGGAGCCCGGTATGGGCGACGGATTGCTCCACGGGCTGCACGGTATGGAGGATATTCAG ACCATTGAAGACACCAACGGAACCAGCATCCTGGATCAATCAGTAATTAAGaaag TGCCCATGCCACACAAGAACATGGGCTCTCTCATGCTCGGCAAGGACGGCCTGATCGGTGGGGTGACCGTGAACATAAACGAGGTGTTTTGTTCGGTACCGGGACGCCTGTCGCTGCTCAGCTCCACCTCCAAGTACAAAGTGACCGTAGGGGAGGTGCAGAGGAGACTGTCCCCGCCCGAGTGCCTCAACGCCTCCTTGTTGGGGGGCGTGTTGAGAAG agCAAAATCCAAAAACGGTGGGAAGTGTCTGAGAGAAAAGCTGGAGAAGATTGGACTCAATTTACCAGCTGGAAGACGCAAAGCTGCCAACGTCACATTACTAACATCTCTTGTAGAAG GTGAAGCGGTCCACCTGGCCCGGGATTTCGGTTACATCTGCGAGACGGAGTTTCCCACCAAAGCCGTGAGCGAGTACCTCAACCGGCAGCACGCGGATCCAAACGAGCTGCACACGCGGAAAAACATGCTGCTGGCGACAAA ACAGCTGTGTAAGGAGTTCACAGACCTGCTGGCCCAGGACAGGACTCCCCTGGGCAACTCAAGGCCCAGCCCCATCCTGGAGCCCGGCATCCAGAGCTGCCTCTCCCACTTCTCCTTCATCACACACGGCTTCGGCTCGCCTGCCATCTGCGCCGCTCTCACCACCCTCCAGAACTACCTCACCGAGGCTCTCAAAGGACTCGACAAGATGTTTCTCAACAACCCACCCAACAACCGGCACGGGGACGGGGGCAGCAAGGGTGGCGACAAAGAGGAGAAGCAGCGGAAATGA